A single genomic interval of Helianthus annuus cultivar XRQ/B chromosome 6, HanXRQr2.0-SUNRISE, whole genome shotgun sequence harbors:
- the LOC110865365 gene encoding E3 ubiquitin-protein ligase PRT6 isoform X1, with protein sequence MEIDSPSESDAPILSPKDRILKRLALIDVPEECLKHMQPGIITYVKNVKRNSSRLEEVFNAILPTDDEIQTAIEAEADPSIDDLLQESMVWLQWLMFDGDPVDVLQRLESMNVGQRGVCGYVWGYNDIAYRCRTCENDPTCAICVPCFAEGDHKDHDYSVIYTGGGCCDCGDETAWKRSGFCSKHKGAEQMQPLQEDVANTLRPVLDYLFHRWKNSLLLAECNHQNGLFPDDNAAEAETVADVLTSAVVGMLLDFCNRSESLLSFVSGRLCYEVDLLDVLVRAETFLCFDVVPKLQELPLKLISDPFFKYEFAKAFIKYYPTVVDEVLKESTDVVYKKRPLLSSFSVQIFTVPTLTPRLVKEMDLLTVLLECLSKIFISCSGQDHQLQVSKWENLLETTQRVVEDIRFVMSQTTIPEYVTSSRRDICRTWVKLLAFVQGMNPQKRETNIHIEENENINLPFVLGHSIANIHALLVAGVFSTEDESVSTMNKPDIDELESLRHVKVGKLSQESSVSSVTARGTSFDSETKVIERDADSVSVSVLTSVSWLIFECLRSIEYWLKSNNASGGSNASGSNFVPLKRKLSKLRTRKTISAGLDYTNEFEVLSSADWSEIEYDVSSQDVSIHIPLHRLLALVLQRALKRCYSESESSTDSSTECVDFFGRVLGGCHPYGFSGFIMEHPLRIRVFCSEVRAGMWRKNGDDALLSYEWYRSVRWSEHGSELDLFLLQCCAALAPADLYITRIVKRFGLETYLSLNMERANEYEPVLMQEMLNLIIQIVKERRFCGLTTTECLQRELIFKLSTGNVTRSQLVKSLPRDLSKVNQLQQVLDTVAEYLHPSGTKQGMYQLRVQYWKELDLYHPRWNSRDLQVAEERYMRFCNVSASTNQLPKWSKIYPPLNGLAKVATCKTVLQIIRAVLFYALFTDKSMESRAPDGVLVTSLHLLSLALDISQSQIQCGGADDSIPLLAFAVEEVSTGINDGYDNQSLLSLLFSLMKINKKENVYNVVESGGFDLASFINNLLQKFAELDSGCSKKLQILAPEVVNVLSRSKPSSDTNNSASMSDSDKRKAKARERQAAIMEKMKTQQSKFMESINLTAESGLNDSGDTEESISDAANDSDGHEQPICSLCHDANSKSPVSFLILLRKSKVASLLDKRSPSWENEVQRSGKEQVSVNNDTMNNRPSSSVETITSSQLTDLVQNAINEFASTGLAHEVDAFLDFIKVHYPSLENLHFPRSHDNSSQTVVSFGDAFEENMYTRIVRVMDNDLIKAEDSSNESLLLGKYIASLSNEIVNITSPSETGRSRSNAMKSSVTYDGFGLSDCDGFYVSSCGHAVHQGCLDRYLRSLKERYTRRMDFEGGHIVDPDQGEFLCPVCRGLSNSVLPDLPKEETKDIRQSKSQNPFPLDANDVSYLRQSLSLLEAAADVSRTNEFLKAFPVQRKRETGTNLRSMIRLLREMYFPGNDKVSGSNRLSDSMIVWDTLKYSVVSTEIAARSEKTSFATNFSNGALYEELRSSNGFVLSLLLKISQKTRVQNSLDVLLRLRGIQRFAKSICYADTLNEAANDANRVGGNMISVLRNADMGIQFPDLQFWAMTSYPILASDAFSTLMWILFCLPVPFMSSEKAFFPLVHLCYIVSITQAAITYIGRNRSIHDFNHHDSLFTDIFKFVGEHGFLSQYFVSNNIDSSCDINMSVRRLSFPFLRRCAILWQLTNSSTSAPFSGALGSSKTFEDKKDYAYGTLEETIEIEELEKVFKIPPLDNIVNDEVSRSLVKKWLQHIAKDFDNSSSSRVLHLNPVVPIKLIALPYLYQDLLQRYIKQKCIDCGAVQDEPALCLLCGKLCSPSWKTCCRNNKCQTHATSCGGGTGVFLLVRKTTILLQRSSRQARWASPYLDAFGEEDIGMHRGRPLYLNEERYAALSHMVASNGIERSSKVLHQTSIGAFLML encoded by the exons ATGGAAATTGATTCACCATCTGAATCTGATGCACCTATTTTGTCCCCAAAAGATCGTATACTCAAG AGGCTAGCCTTAATAGATGTTCCTGAAGAGTGTCTTAAGCATATGCAGCCTGGGATTATTACATATGTTAAAAATGTTAAAAGAAACAGTTCGAGATTAGAAGAAGTTTTTAATGCGATTTTACCAACGGACGATGAAATCCAGACCGCCATTGAAGCAGAGGCAGACCCTAGCATTGATGATTTACTACAAGAAAGCATGGTCTGGCTGCAGTGGTTGATGTTTGATGGTGATCCTGTTGACGTGCTACAACGACTGGAGTCGATGAATGTCGGGCAGCGTGGCGTTTGCGGATACGTGTGGGGATACAATGATATAGCGTATCGTTGTAGAACGTGTGAAAATGATCCCACATGTGCGATTTGCGTACCGTGTTTTGCAGAGGGTGACCATAAGGATCATGATTACTCGGTTATATATACGGGTGGTGGATGCTGTGACTGTGGTGATGAGACGGCGTGGAAACGTAGTGGATTTTGTTCTAAACATAAAGGAGCAGAACAGATGCAACCGCTTCAAGAAGATGTTGCTAACACTTTACGCCCTGTTTTGGATTATCTTTTTCATCGTTGGAAGAACAGTTTATTACTTGCAGAGTGTAACCATCAAAACGGTCTGTTTCCCGATGATAATGCTGCAGAAGCGGAAACGGTTGCAGACGTGCTGACATCAGCAGTGGTGGGGATGCTTTTGGACTTCTGTAACCGCAGCGAAAGCTTGCTAAGTTTTGTTTCCGGAAGATTATGCTACGAGGTCGATCTGTTGGATGTTCTTGTACGGGCAGAGACATTTTTGTGCTTCGATGTTGTCCCGAAGCTTCAAGAATTACCATTGAAATTGATAAGTGATCCGTTTTTCAAATATGAGTTTGCAAAGGCTTTTATAAAGTATTATCCCACAGTTGTAGATGAAGTTTTGAAAGAGAGTACAGATGTTGTTTATAAAAAGCGTCCGCTACTATCGTCATTTTCGGTTCAAATTTTCACTGTTCCTACTTTGACCCCACGTCTCGTTAAGGAAATGGATCTTTTAACCGTGCTTTTGGAGTGTTTGAGCAAAATATTCATTTCTTGTTCTGGACAGGATCATCAACTACag GTTTCCAAGTGGGAAAATCTGCTTGAAACAACGCAGCGTGTCGTTGAAGATATCCGATTTGTCATGAGCCAAACAACGATACCTGAATACGTGACAAGTTCGAGGCGTGACATATGTAGAACATGGGTGAAACTATTGGCTTTTGTGCAAGGAATGAACCCTCAAAAAAGAGAAACAAATATTCATATTGAAGAAAATGAAAATATTAATTTACCTTTTGTTTTAGGGCATTCTATCGCAAATATTCATGCTTTGTTAGTAGCTGGTGTGTTTTCCACCGAAGATGAATCCGTTTCCACTATGAATAAGCCGGATATCGATGAACTGGAATCTTTACGGCATGTAAAAGTTGGTAAACTATCACAAGAAAGCTCGGTTTCTAGTGTGACCGCAAGGGGCACTTCGTTCGATAGTGAAACGAAGGTTATTGAACGGGACGCTGATAGTGTTTCTGTTTCTGTTTTGACTTCGGTTTCATGGTTAATCTTCGAGTGTTTACGGTCCATTGAATACTGGTTGAAATCTAACAATGCATCAGGAGGTAGTAATGCTTCTGGTAGTAATTTCGTTCCGTTAAAAAGAAAACTATCTAAGTTAAGAACGAGAAAAACTATTTCTGCAGGTTTGGATTATACAAATGAATTTGAGGTTTTGAGTTCGGCAGATTGGTCGGAAATCGAATACGACGTTAGTTCACAAGACGTATCAATACACATCCCGTTGCATCGTTTGCTCGCATTGGTTTTACAACGAGCGTTGAAGAGGTGTTATAGTGAATCTGAATCATCCACTGACTCATCAACCGAATGTGTTGATTTTTTTGGCCGTGTGTTAGGTGGCTGCCACCCGTACGGATTCTCTGGTTTTATAATGGAACATCCTCTGCGTATCAGGGTTTTCTGTAGTGAAGTTCGAGCGGGGATGTGGCGGAAGAACGGTGACGATGCATTGTTATCGTATGAGTGGTATCGTTCGGTTCGCTG GTCTGAGCATGGTTCGGAACTTGATTTATTTCTTCTACAGTGTTGTGCTGCATTAGCTCCAGCCGATCTTTATATTACTAGAATCGTAAAAAGATTTGGTCTAGAAACTTATCTTTCTTTGAATATGGAAAGAGCTAACGA GTATGAACCCGTTTTGATGCAGGAGATGCTAAATCTTATCATACAAATAGTGAAAGAAAGACGATTTTGTGGATTAACGACAACTGAATGTTTGCAGCGTGAGTTAATTTTTAAGTTATCCACCGGAAATGTTACTCGCAGTCAATTGGTCAAATCCCTTCCTCGTGACCTTTCTAAAGTAAACCAACTTCAACAAGTTCTGGATACCGTTGCTGAGTACTTGCATCCATCTGGAACGAAACAG GGTATGTACCAATTACGTGTACAATACTGGAAAGAACTAGATTTGTACCATCCTCGTTGGAATTCACGTGACTTACAAGTTGCAGAAGAAAGATACATGCGCTTTTGTAACGTTTCTGCGTCGACCAATCAGCTTCCAAAGTGGTCAAAGATTTACCCGCCTCTTAACGGGTTAGCTAAAGTCGCTACATGTAAAACAGTTCTACAAATCATTCGCGCTGTTCTCTTTTACGCACTTTTTACCGACAAGTCGATGGAATCACGTGCTCCCGACGGTGTTCTCGTAACATCTTTACACTTGCTATCGTTAGCTTTGGACATTTCTCAATCGCAGATCCAATGCGGTGGTGCGGATGATTCTATTCCTCTTTTAGCCTTTGCGGTTGAAGAAGTATCTACGGGGATTAATGATGGATACGACAATCAAAGCTTATTGTCACTTCTTTTCTCGTTAATGaagataaataaaaaagaaaatgtGTATAATGTTGTGGAATCTGGTGGGTTTGACCTTGCTTCGTTTATCAACAATCTTCTTCAGAAATTTGCTGAGCTGGATTCTGGATGTTCAAAAAAGTTGCAAATATTAGCGCCTGAAGTTGTTAATGTGCTATCTCGTTCTAAGCCTAGTAGTGATACTAATAACAGTGCGTCCATGTCTGACAGTGATAAACGGAAGGCTAAGGCACGTGAGAGACAAGCTGCAATAATG GAAAAAATGAAGACGCAACAGTCAAAATTCATGGAGAGTATAAATTTAACCGCAGAGAGTGGCTTAAATGATTCCGGTGATACCGAAGAAAGTATTTCCGACGCTGCAAATGATTCAGATGGACATGAGCAACCAATATGTTCTCTTTGTCATGATGCCAATTCCAAGTCACCCGTGTCTTTTTTAATTCTTCTACGG AAATCCAAGGTTGCAAGTTTGCTCGATAAACGTTCCCCATCATGGGAAAACGAAGTTCAAAGGTCTGGGAAGGAGCAAGTTTCGGTTAATAATGACACGATGAATAATCGACCGTCAAGCAGTGTGGAAACGATAACATCGTCCCAGTTAACGGATTTGGTTCAAAATGCAATTAATGAATTTGCTTCCACCGGTCTGGCACACGAGGTTGATGCGTTTTTGGACTTTATAAAAGTACATTACCCGTCTCTGGAAAATTTACATTTTCCTCGATCACATGATAATAGCAGTCAGACGGTCGTATCTTTCGGTGATGCATTTGAAGAAAATATGTACACGCGTATTGTGCGTGTTATGGACAATGATTTGATAAAGGCCGAGGATTCGTCAAATGAATCTCTCTTGCTTGGAAAATACATTGCTTCTTTATCTAATGAAATAGTGAATATTACATCACCGTCAGAAACCGGCAGGTCTCGTAGTAACGCAATGAAAAGTTCAGTGACATACGATGGTTTTGGACTGTCGGATTGCGATGGATTTTATGTTTCTTCTTGCGGGCATGCTGTGCATCAGGGTTGCCTTGATCGTTATCTACGGTCATTGAAGGAAAG ATATACTAGAAGAATGGATTTTGAAGGAGGTCACATCGTGGACCCAGATCAG GGGGAGTTCTTATGTCCCGTTTGTCGAGGACTTTCAAATTCGGTGTTACCTGATTTACCGAAAGAAGAAACAAAGGACATCCGGCAATCAAAAAGTCAAAATCCGTTCCCGTTAGATGCTAATGATGTTTCTTATCTTCGACAATCACTTTCTCTTTTGGAAGCTGCAGCGGATGTTTCTAGAACGAATGAATTTCTAAAGGCTTTTCCTGTGCAACGCAAACGAGAAACAGGCACAAATCTTAGATCTATGATTCGTTTACTACGTGAAATGTATTTTCCGGGAAATGATAAAGTTTCAGGATCAAATCGGTTGAGTGACTCGATGATCGTGTGGGACACCCTCAAATATTCGGTTGTATCTACAGAAATAGCCGCTAGATCTGAAAAGACTTCCTTTGCTACCAATTTTAGCAACGGTGCGTTGTATGAAGAACTAAGATCTTCCAATGGGTTTGTTTTGTCGTTGTTGCTGAAAATTTCTCAAAAAACCCGAGTCCAAAATTCTCTTGACGTGCTCTTGAGATTAAGGGGTATTCAACGCTTTGCAAAGTCTATATGTTATGCCGATACTTTGAATGAAGCGGCGAATGACGCAAATAGAGTTGGGG GAAATATGATAAGCGTGTTGAGAAACGCTGACATGGGCATACAATTCCCCGATCTTCAATTTTGGGCAATGACGTCGTATCCCATACTTGCATCTGATGCTTTTTCAACTTTAATGTGGATCCTCTTTTGTCTTCCGGTCCCGTTTATGTCCTCTGAGAAAGCATTTTTTCCTCTTGTTCATTTGTGCTATATTGTTTCCATAACGCAG GCCGCAATAACGTATATCGGAAGAAATAGATCTATACATGATTTCAATCACCATGATTCTCTTTTCACCGACATTTTCAAATTTGTGGGTGAACATGGATTCTTAAGTCAATATTTCGTTTCAAACAACATCGACAGTTCTTGCGATATCAACATGTCAGTCCGTAGGCTAAGCTTTCCGTTTCTACGAAGGTGTGCCATTTTATGGCAATTAACAAACTCTTCAACTTCAGCACCATTTAGTGGGGCCCTTGGATCATCCAAAACATTTGAAGATAAAAAGGATTATGCTTATGGCACTCTTGAAGAAACTATTGAAATCGAAGAGTTGGAGAAGGTGTTTAAGATTCCACCGTTGGACAACATAGTTAACGATGAGGTGTCACGATCGTTGGTTAAAAAATGGTTGCAACACATTGCTAAGGATTTTGACAATAGTAGTTCTTCAAGGGTTTTGCACTTAAACCCTGTCGTCCCAATTAAGTTGATCGCTTTGCCTTATCTCTACCAAGATCTCTTGCAAAG GTACATAAAACAGAAGTGTATCGACTGTGGAGCTGTTCAGGATGAACCCGCGTTATGCTTGTTGTGTGGTAAATTGTGCTCGCCAAGCTGGAAGACGTGCTGCAG GAATAAC
- the LOC110865365 gene encoding E3 ubiquitin-protein ligase PRT6 isoform X2, translated as MEIDSPSESDAPILSPKDRILKRLALIDVPEECLKHMQPGIITYVKNVKRNSSRLEEVFNAILPTDDEIQTAIEAEADPSIDDLLQESMVWLQWLMFDGDPVDVLQRLESMNVGQRGVCGYVWGYNDIAYRCRTCENDPTCAICVPCFAEGDHKDHDYSVIYTGGGCCDCGDETAWKRSGFCSKHKGAEQMQPLQEDVANTLRPVLDYLFHRWKNSLLLAECNHQNGLFPDDNAAEAETVADVLTSAVVGMLLDFCNRSESLLSFVSGRLCYEVDLLDVLVRAETFLCFDVVPKLQELPLKLISDPFFKYEFAKAFIKYYPTVVDEVLKESTDVVYKKRPLLSSFSVQIFTVPTLTPRLVKEMDLLTVLLECLSKIFISCSGQDHQLQVSKWENLLETTQRVVEDIRFVMSQTTIPEYVTSSRRDICRTWVKLLAFVQGMNPQKRETNIHIEENENINLPFVLGHSIANIHALLVAGVFSTEDESVSTMNKPDIDELESLRHVKVGKLSQESSVSSVTARGTSFDSETKVIERDADSVSVSVLTSVSWLIFECLRSIEYWLKSNNASGGLDYTNEFEVLSSADWSEIEYDVSSQDVSIHIPLHRLLALVLQRALKRCYSESESSTDSSTECVDFFGRVLGGCHPYGFSGFIMEHPLRIRVFCSEVRAGMWRKNGDDALLSYEWYRSVRWSEHGSELDLFLLQCCAALAPADLYITRIVKRFGLETYLSLNMERANEYEPVLMQEMLNLIIQIVKERRFCGLTTTECLQRELIFKLSTGNVTRSQLVKSLPRDLSKVNQLQQVLDTVAEYLHPSGTKQGMYQLRVQYWKELDLYHPRWNSRDLQVAEERYMRFCNVSASTNQLPKWSKIYPPLNGLAKVATCKTVLQIIRAVLFYALFTDKSMESRAPDGVLVTSLHLLSLALDISQSQIQCGGADDSIPLLAFAVEEVSTGINDGYDNQSLLSLLFSLMKINKKENVYNVVESGGFDLASFINNLLQKFAELDSGCSKKLQILAPEVVNVLSRSKPSSDTNNSASMSDSDKRKAKARERQAAIMEKMKTQQSKFMESINLTAESGLNDSGDTEESISDAANDSDGHEQPICSLCHDANSKSPVSFLILLRKSKVASLLDKRSPSWENEVQRSGKEQVSVNNDTMNNRPSSSVETITSSQLTDLVQNAINEFASTGLAHEVDAFLDFIKVHYPSLENLHFPRSHDNSSQTVVSFGDAFEENMYTRIVRVMDNDLIKAEDSSNESLLLGKYIASLSNEIVNITSPSETGRSRSNAMKSSVTYDGFGLSDCDGFYVSSCGHAVHQGCLDRYLRSLKERYTRRMDFEGGHIVDPDQGEFLCPVCRGLSNSVLPDLPKEETKDIRQSKSQNPFPLDANDVSYLRQSLSLLEAAADVSRTNEFLKAFPVQRKRETGTNLRSMIRLLREMYFPGNDKVSGSNRLSDSMIVWDTLKYSVVSTEIAARSEKTSFATNFSNGALYEELRSSNGFVLSLLLKISQKTRVQNSLDVLLRLRGIQRFAKSICYADTLNEAANDANRVGGNMISVLRNADMGIQFPDLQFWAMTSYPILASDAFSTLMWILFCLPVPFMSSEKAFFPLVHLCYIVSITQAAITYIGRNRSIHDFNHHDSLFTDIFKFVGEHGFLSQYFVSNNIDSSCDINMSVRRLSFPFLRRCAILWQLTNSSTSAPFSGALGSSKTFEDKKDYAYGTLEETIEIEELEKVFKIPPLDNIVNDEVSRSLVKKWLQHIAKDFDNSSSSRVLHLNPVVPIKLIALPYLYQDLLQRYIKQKCIDCGAVQDEPALCLLCGKLCSPSWKTCCRNNKCQTHATSCGGGTGVFLLVRKTTILLQRSSRQARWASPYLDAFGEEDIGMHRGRPLYLNEERYAALSHMVASNGIERSSKVLHQTSIGAFLML; from the exons ATGGAAATTGATTCACCATCTGAATCTGATGCACCTATTTTGTCCCCAAAAGATCGTATACTCAAG AGGCTAGCCTTAATAGATGTTCCTGAAGAGTGTCTTAAGCATATGCAGCCTGGGATTATTACATATGTTAAAAATGTTAAAAGAAACAGTTCGAGATTAGAAGAAGTTTTTAATGCGATTTTACCAACGGACGATGAAATCCAGACCGCCATTGAAGCAGAGGCAGACCCTAGCATTGATGATTTACTACAAGAAAGCATGGTCTGGCTGCAGTGGTTGATGTTTGATGGTGATCCTGTTGACGTGCTACAACGACTGGAGTCGATGAATGTCGGGCAGCGTGGCGTTTGCGGATACGTGTGGGGATACAATGATATAGCGTATCGTTGTAGAACGTGTGAAAATGATCCCACATGTGCGATTTGCGTACCGTGTTTTGCAGAGGGTGACCATAAGGATCATGATTACTCGGTTATATATACGGGTGGTGGATGCTGTGACTGTGGTGATGAGACGGCGTGGAAACGTAGTGGATTTTGTTCTAAACATAAAGGAGCAGAACAGATGCAACCGCTTCAAGAAGATGTTGCTAACACTTTACGCCCTGTTTTGGATTATCTTTTTCATCGTTGGAAGAACAGTTTATTACTTGCAGAGTGTAACCATCAAAACGGTCTGTTTCCCGATGATAATGCTGCAGAAGCGGAAACGGTTGCAGACGTGCTGACATCAGCAGTGGTGGGGATGCTTTTGGACTTCTGTAACCGCAGCGAAAGCTTGCTAAGTTTTGTTTCCGGAAGATTATGCTACGAGGTCGATCTGTTGGATGTTCTTGTACGGGCAGAGACATTTTTGTGCTTCGATGTTGTCCCGAAGCTTCAAGAATTACCATTGAAATTGATAAGTGATCCGTTTTTCAAATATGAGTTTGCAAAGGCTTTTATAAAGTATTATCCCACAGTTGTAGATGAAGTTTTGAAAGAGAGTACAGATGTTGTTTATAAAAAGCGTCCGCTACTATCGTCATTTTCGGTTCAAATTTTCACTGTTCCTACTTTGACCCCACGTCTCGTTAAGGAAATGGATCTTTTAACCGTGCTTTTGGAGTGTTTGAGCAAAATATTCATTTCTTGTTCTGGACAGGATCATCAACTACag GTTTCCAAGTGGGAAAATCTGCTTGAAACAACGCAGCGTGTCGTTGAAGATATCCGATTTGTCATGAGCCAAACAACGATACCTGAATACGTGACAAGTTCGAGGCGTGACATATGTAGAACATGGGTGAAACTATTGGCTTTTGTGCAAGGAATGAACCCTCAAAAAAGAGAAACAAATATTCATATTGAAGAAAATGAAAATATTAATTTACCTTTTGTTTTAGGGCATTCTATCGCAAATATTCATGCTTTGTTAGTAGCTGGTGTGTTTTCCACCGAAGATGAATCCGTTTCCACTATGAATAAGCCGGATATCGATGAACTGGAATCTTTACGGCATGTAAAAGTTGGTAAACTATCACAAGAAAGCTCGGTTTCTAGTGTGACCGCAAGGGGCACTTCGTTCGATAGTGAAACGAAGGTTATTGAACGGGACGCTGATAGTGTTTCTGTTTCTGTTTTGACTTCGGTTTCATGGTTAATCTTCGAGTGTTTACGGTCCATTGAATACTGGTTGAAATCTAACAATGCATCAGGAG GTTTGGATTATACAAATGAATTTGAGGTTTTGAGTTCGGCAGATTGGTCGGAAATCGAATACGACGTTAGTTCACAAGACGTATCAATACACATCCCGTTGCATCGTTTGCTCGCATTGGTTTTACAACGAGCGTTGAAGAGGTGTTATAGTGAATCTGAATCATCCACTGACTCATCAACCGAATGTGTTGATTTTTTTGGCCGTGTGTTAGGTGGCTGCCACCCGTACGGATTCTCTGGTTTTATAATGGAACATCCTCTGCGTATCAGGGTTTTCTGTAGTGAAGTTCGAGCGGGGATGTGGCGGAAGAACGGTGACGATGCATTGTTATCGTATGAGTGGTATCGTTCGGTTCGCTG GTCTGAGCATGGTTCGGAACTTGATTTATTTCTTCTACAGTGTTGTGCTGCATTAGCTCCAGCCGATCTTTATATTACTAGAATCGTAAAAAGATTTGGTCTAGAAACTTATCTTTCTTTGAATATGGAAAGAGCTAACGA GTATGAACCCGTTTTGATGCAGGAGATGCTAAATCTTATCATACAAATAGTGAAAGAAAGACGATTTTGTGGATTAACGACAACTGAATGTTTGCAGCGTGAGTTAATTTTTAAGTTATCCACCGGAAATGTTACTCGCAGTCAATTGGTCAAATCCCTTCCTCGTGACCTTTCTAAAGTAAACCAACTTCAACAAGTTCTGGATACCGTTGCTGAGTACTTGCATCCATCTGGAACGAAACAG GGTATGTACCAATTACGTGTACAATACTGGAAAGAACTAGATTTGTACCATCCTCGTTGGAATTCACGTGACTTACAAGTTGCAGAAGAAAGATACATGCGCTTTTGTAACGTTTCTGCGTCGACCAATCAGCTTCCAAAGTGGTCAAAGATTTACCCGCCTCTTAACGGGTTAGCTAAAGTCGCTACATGTAAAACAGTTCTACAAATCATTCGCGCTGTTCTCTTTTACGCACTTTTTACCGACAAGTCGATGGAATCACGTGCTCCCGACGGTGTTCTCGTAACATCTTTACACTTGCTATCGTTAGCTTTGGACATTTCTCAATCGCAGATCCAATGCGGTGGTGCGGATGATTCTATTCCTCTTTTAGCCTTTGCGGTTGAAGAAGTATCTACGGGGATTAATGATGGATACGACAATCAAAGCTTATTGTCACTTCTTTTCTCGTTAATGaagataaataaaaaagaaaatgtGTATAATGTTGTGGAATCTGGTGGGTTTGACCTTGCTTCGTTTATCAACAATCTTCTTCAGAAATTTGCTGAGCTGGATTCTGGATGTTCAAAAAAGTTGCAAATATTAGCGCCTGAAGTTGTTAATGTGCTATCTCGTTCTAAGCCTAGTAGTGATACTAATAACAGTGCGTCCATGTCTGACAGTGATAAACGGAAGGCTAAGGCACGTGAGAGACAAGCTGCAATAATG GAAAAAATGAAGACGCAACAGTCAAAATTCATGGAGAGTATAAATTTAACCGCAGAGAGTGGCTTAAATGATTCCGGTGATACCGAAGAAAGTATTTCCGACGCTGCAAATGATTCAGATGGACATGAGCAACCAATATGTTCTCTTTGTCATGATGCCAATTCCAAGTCACCCGTGTCTTTTTTAATTCTTCTACGG AAATCCAAGGTTGCAAGTTTGCTCGATAAACGTTCCCCATCATGGGAAAACGAAGTTCAAAGGTCTGGGAAGGAGCAAGTTTCGGTTAATAATGACACGATGAATAATCGACCGTCAAGCAGTGTGGAAACGATAACATCGTCCCAGTTAACGGATTTGGTTCAAAATGCAATTAATGAATTTGCTTCCACCGGTCTGGCACACGAGGTTGATGCGTTTTTGGACTTTATAAAAGTACATTACCCGTCTCTGGAAAATTTACATTTTCCTCGATCACATGATAATAGCAGTCAGACGGTCGTATCTTTCGGTGATGCATTTGAAGAAAATATGTACACGCGTATTGTGCGTGTTATGGACAATGATTTGATAAAGGCCGAGGATTCGTCAAATGAATCTCTCTTGCTTGGAAAATACATTGCTTCTTTATCTAATGAAATAGTGAATATTACATCACCGTCAGAAACCGGCAGGTCTCGTAGTAACGCAATGAAAAGTTCAGTGACATACGATGGTTTTGGACTGTCGGATTGCGATGGATTTTATGTTTCTTCTTGCGGGCATGCTGTGCATCAGGGTTGCCTTGATCGTTATCTACGGTCATTGAAGGAAAG ATATACTAGAAGAATGGATTTTGAAGGAGGTCACATCGTGGACCCAGATCAG GGGGAGTTCTTATGTCCCGTTTGTCGAGGACTTTCAAATTCGGTGTTACCTGATTTACCGAAAGAAGAAACAAAGGACATCCGGCAATCAAAAAGTCAAAATCCGTTCCCGTTAGATGCTAATGATGTTTCTTATCTTCGACAATCACTTTCTCTTTTGGAAGCTGCAGCGGATGTTTCTAGAACGAATGAATTTCTAAAGGCTTTTCCTGTGCAACGCAAACGAGAAACAGGCACAAATCTTAGATCTATGATTCGTTTACTACGTGAAATGTATTTTCCGGGAAATGATAAAGTTTCAGGATCAAATCGGTTGAGTGACTCGATGATCGTGTGGGACACCCTCAAATATTCGGTTGTATCTACAGAAATAGCCGCTAGATCTGAAAAGACTTCCTTTGCTACCAATTTTAGCAACGGTGCGTTGTATGAAGAACTAAGATCTTCCAATGGGTTTGTTTTGTCGTTGTTGCTGAAAATTTCTCAAAAAACCCGAGTCCAAAATTCTCTTGACGTGCTCTTGAGATTAAGGGGTATTCAACGCTTTGCAAAGTCTATATGTTATGCCGATACTTTGAATGAAGCGGCGAATGACGCAAATAGAGTTGGGG GAAATATGATAAGCGTGTTGAGAAACGCTGACATGGGCATACAATTCCCCGATCTTCAATTTTGGGCAATGACGTCGTATCCCATACTTGCATCTGATGCTTTTTCAACTTTAATGTGGATCCTCTTTTGTCTTCCGGTCCCGTTTATGTCCTCTGAGAAAGCATTTTTTCCTCTTGTTCATTTGTGCTATATTGTTTCCATAACGCAG GCCGCAATAACGTATATCGGAAGAAATAGATCTATACATGATTTCAATCACCATGATTCTCTTTTCACCGACATTTTCAAATTTGTGGGTGAACATGGATTCTTAAGTCAATATTTCGTTTCAAACAACATCGACAGTTCTTGCGATATCAACATGTCAGTCCGTAGGCTAAGCTTTCCGTTTCTACGAAGGTGTGCCATTTTATGGCAATTAACAAACTCTTCAACTTCAGCACCATTTAGTGGGGCCCTTGGATCATCCAAAACATTTGAAGATAAAAAGGATTATGCTTATGGCACTCTTGAAGAAACTATTGAAATCGAAGAGTTGGAGAAGGTGTTTAAGATTCCACCGTTGGACAACATAGTTAACGATGAGGTGTCACGATCGTTGGTTAAAAAATGGTTGCAACACATTGCTAAGGATTTTGACAATAGTAGTTCTTCAAGGGTTTTGCACTTAAACCCTGTCGTCCCAATTAAGTTGATCGCTTTGCCTTATCTCTACCAAGATCTCTTGCAAAG GTACATAAAACAGAAGTGTATCGACTGTGGAGCTGTTCAGGATGAACCCGCGTTATGCTTGTTGTGTGGTAAATTGTGCTCGCCAAGCTGGAAGACGTGCTGCAG GAATAAC